GCGGGAACCGCTTCCGCCTCGTTGCTGCCGCGCTGGACGCGGGCGGTCATGCCGGTCGCTTCGGCATCGTCGATCATCTGCTCGTCCTCGGCGATCTTCGGCGCGGGCGCGGTCTCGAAGGTCGGGGTGGGCGACGGCGTCGGCGTGGGCAGCGGCTCCGGCGTCGGCAGCGGCTCGGGCTCGACCATCGGCTCGGTCAGGTTGGCGTCGGGGCCCTCGGGCGCGGCCACTTCGGGCTCGCCCGAACAGGCAGCGAGCGCGAGCGGCAGGATGGCGAGGGCCGGAACGAAACGACGCATCGGGGAGTGTCTCCTTGGGAAAGCTTAGCGGCTGGCGATCTGCATCGCCGACCGGTTCTCGATCTTGTCGGCGAGCTTGGCGTCCCAGCCATAGGGATCGTCGCGGAAGTTGATCTGGCCGTTCCCGCTGGCGAACGCGGTCCAGTAGAGGAGATAGACCGAGACCGGCGTGTTGAGCCGCGCGCGCACCGTCTTCGTCGATCCGGTGACCTGCTCGTCGATCGCCTCAGGGCTCCATTCGGGCACGTCGCGCAGCAAGCGCTTGGCCAGCAGGTTGGGCTTCTCGAGCCGGATGCAGCCATGGCTCGCCAGCCGGTCGAAGCGCGAGAAGCCGCCCTTGGCCGGCGTGTCGTGGAGATAGACCGCGAACGGATTGTCGAAGTCGAACTTGAAGCGGCCGAGCGCGCTGGTATCGCCCGACGCCTGCTGAAGCCGCGCGCTGTCGCCTTCGCCGATCACCCGGAAACCGTTGGCCTTGAGATAGCCCATGCCCTTCGGGAACAGCTCGCGCTTGGCGATGCCGGCGGGCACGTTCCACGGCGGATTGAGCACGACCGAGTGGATGCTCGACTGGAGCATCGGCGTCTCGCCGCCACCGGGCTTCCCCGTCACCGCCTTCATCGACATGACCGGCTGATCGCCCTCGAACACCGTCAGCACCGCCGCGGCAATGTTCACCTGAATGCGGTCCTTGGGCAGCTGATCGGGTAGCCACCGCCAGCGCTCCATGTTTGCCATGATCTGGCGCACGCGCGTCGCCACTGGCACGTTGAGCGCGCCCAGCGTCCCGGTCGAGACGACACCGGTGGGATTGAGGCCATAACGGCGCTGCGCCCGCTGGACGGCGCTCCGCAGGCCCTCGTCATAGCTGTCGCTGCTCGCCGACACGCTGCTGTCCTCGATCGCGAGCCGCTGGCGCAGCGCCGCGACGCGTGCGCCCTTGGCGCCCAGGCCCATGTCGGGACCGGCCGGGATCGACTTCCACCCGCCATTGGCGGCGATCTTGCGATAGGTGGCAAGGCCCGCGCGCAGTCCCTCATAGCCCGCCCAAGGCGGCGGCAGCTCGGCGAACCACTGCGCGACGCGGTCGCTCTTCACCGCCTGCACGAACGAGGGATAGGGATCGTACGCCTGCGGCCGAAGCGCCCAGTCCTCCTGGAAATCGGTCGCCTCCAGCCGGCCCGCGCGCACCGCATGTGCATGGTCGAGCGCCGCGCGGACGAGCGCGTCGTTGTCGGCGGGCGCCGGAGGGGTCCGGCCCGAGAAGCGCAGGCCCTGATCGTGGCTGTCCTTGCCGAGCAACTGGGAGAGCAACGCCGCCTGCTCGCCCGACAGTCGCGGCAATACGCGCTGCGTCAGGCGCGGCGGCACCGGCACCGCGGGCACCTGCACGGGCGCGGCCTGCGTTGCCGGCGCCGTATCGGTCTCGGGCACGATATCGGCGGGCAGTAGCGATTCCTGCGCCTGCGCCGTTCCCGCCAGCATCGTCGCCGCACCCAGCATCACGCTCAACCGAATCATCGTCTTGCCAGCCATCCACTCGCCTCAGCATCGGCGCCGATACGCGCGCCCTGATCCCTTCCACATAGCGACTGGCGACGCGCGTCGCAAAGGCGAACGGGCAAAAGCGGTGCAATTC
This is a stretch of genomic DNA from Sphingomonas sp. Y38-1Y. It encodes these proteins:
- a CDS encoding L,D-transpeptidase family protein, whose product is MAGKTMIRLSVMLGAATMLAGTAQAQESLLPADIVPETDTAPATQAAPVQVPAVPVPPRLTQRVLPRLSGEQAALLSQLLGKDSHDQGLRFSGRTPPAPADNDALVRAALDHAHAVRAGRLEATDFQEDWALRPQAYDPYPSFVQAVKSDRVAQWFAELPPPWAGYEGLRAGLATYRKIAANGGWKSIPAGPDMGLGAKGARVAALRQRLAIEDSSVSASSDSYDEGLRSAVQRAQRRYGLNPTGVVSTGTLGALNVPVATRVRQIMANMERWRWLPDQLPKDRIQVNIAAAVLTVFEGDQPVMSMKAVTGKPGGGETPMLQSSIHSVVLNPPWNVPAGIAKRELFPKGMGYLKANGFRVIGEGDSARLQQASGDTSALGRFKFDFDNPFAVYLHDTPAKGGFSRFDRLASHGCIRLEKPNLLAKRLLRDVPEWSPEAIDEQVTGSTKTVRARLNTPVSVYLLYWTAFASGNGQINFRDDPYGWDAKLADKIENRSAMQIASR